One window of Aliarcobacter lanthieri genomic DNA carries:
- a CDS encoding complement resistance protein TraT — MIKFKGLGLSIVAATILFTGCATTELQTNAKMTQSVFINPVKKELRTVFISTKNTSGQKINLENTIISELQAKGYKVVDDPDAATYVLLTNVLYCDKKQENNAGAGALGAGAVGAGVAGYNNSGAGGTIAAGLGAALIGGLLAKATEDTIYQMQVDIVIREKAKGPVYASNSNVAGQSSVKDGNKSGFINSFGGKAKDVNATGQLNSNMANAQTQSFEADYIEHKTMMFAEATKMNLTLDEATPILEKQISNQISGLF; from the coding sequence ATGATTAAATTTAAAGGTTTAGGTTTAAGCATTGTTGCAGCAACTATATTATTTACAGGTTGTGCTACAACAGAACTTCAAACTAATGCAAAAATGACACAAAGTGTTTTTATAAATCCAGTTAAGAAAGAGTTAAGAACTGTATTTATATCTACAAAAAATACAAGTGGGCAAAAAATAAATCTTGAAAATACTATTATATCTGAGCTTCAAGCAAAAGGATATAAAGTTGTTGATGATCCAGATGCAGCAACTTATGTTTTATTAACAAATGTTTTATATTGTGATAAAAAGCAAGAGAATAATGCTGGTGCTGGTGCTTTAGGTGCTGGTGCAGTTGGTGCTGGAGTTGCAGGATATAACAATAGTGGTGCAGGTGGTACGATAGCTGCTGGTTTAGGTGCCGCATTAATAGGTGGTTTACTTGCAAAAGCAACAGAAGATACAATTTATCAAATGCAAGTTGATATTGTAATTAGAGAAAAAGCTAAAGGCCCTGTTTATGCTTCAAATTCAAATGTTGCTGGACAATCAAGTGTTAAAGATGGTAATAAATCAGGTTTTATTAATAGCTTTGGTGGAAAAGCAAAAGATGTAAATGCTACGGGTCAATTGAATTCAAATATGGCAAATGCACAAACACAAAGTTTTGAAGCTGACTATATTGAACACAAAACAATGATGTTTGCTGAAGCTACAAAAATGAATTTAACTTTAGACGAAGCAACTCCAATTTTAGAAAAACAAATTTCAAATCAAATTTCTGGATTATTTTAA
- the thrS gene encoding threonine--tRNA ligase translates to MEPIGVLKDGQIYDLQTAEALNISGDTIKADDSKESLEILRHSTAHLMAQAIKELYPEAKFFVGPVVNEGFYYDFKVDNKISDEDLTKIEKKMKELADRKLPITRHETTREEFYEEFKNDELKQAVLKNIKDEVITVYKQGDFKDLCRGPHLPNTRMIRSFKLTRVAGAYLGGDEKNEMITRIYGISFFDKKALNDYVTMIEEAKKRDHRKLGTELELFTFNDDVGAGLPMWLPNGARLRSKLEHILYKAHRIRGYEPVRGPEILKSEMWKISGHYANYKENMYFTTIDEQEYGIKPMNCVGHIQIFKNSLVSYKELPKKLFEYGVVHRHEMSGAMHGLFRVREFTQDDSHIFCTQNQIKEVIFEVLEFVDSLLKLFDFKYEIEVSTKPEKAIGDDTFWEKSTKGIMNALDEKNIKYGIDEGGGAFYGPKIDIKILDAIGRKWQCGTVQVDMNLPSRFNVEFINDKGEKEQPVMIHRAILGSFERFIGILTEHCAGEFPFAIAPTQVIFVPIAEPHVAYAKELQKELLENSIDSEIFDMNESLNKRIRMAEKQRVPMIVVIGDDEVANQTIALRDRRKREQSNLSKVEFIKLLNEIMKGSRI, encoded by the coding sequence TTGGAACCTATTGGAGTATTAAAAGATGGTCAAATATATGACCTTCAGACTGCAGAGGCTTTAAATATTAGTGGAGATACAATTAAAGCCGATGATTCGAAAGAATCTTTAGAAATATTAAGACACTCAACAGCTCACTTAATGGCACAAGCTATAAAAGAACTTTATCCAGAAGCAAAATTTTTTGTTGGTCCAGTTGTAAATGAAGGATTTTATTACGATTTTAAAGTAGATAATAAGATTTCAGATGAAGACTTAACAAAAATTGAAAAAAAGATGAAAGAACTTGCAGATAGAAAACTTCCTATAACTAGACATGAAACAACTAGAGAAGAATTTTATGAAGAGTTTAAAAATGATGAGCTAAAACAAGCTGTTTTAAAAAATATTAAAGATGAAGTTATAACTGTTTATAAACAAGGTGATTTTAAAGACTTATGTAGAGGTCCACACTTACCAAATACTAGAATGATTAGAAGTTTTAAACTTACAAGAGTTGCAGGAGCATATCTTGGTGGTGATGAAAAAAATGAAATGATAACGAGAATTTATGGTATCTCATTTTTTGATAAGAAAGCTTTAAATGACTATGTAACAATGATTGAAGAAGCAAAAAAAAGAGACCATAGAAAATTAGGAACTGAACTAGAACTATTTACATTTAATGATGATGTAGGAGCTGGACTTCCTATGTGGCTACCAAATGGAGCAAGACTTAGAAGTAAACTAGAACATATTTTATATAAAGCCCATAGAATAAGAGGCTATGAACCAGTTCGTGGTCCTGAAATTTTAAAATCAGAAATGTGGAAAATATCTGGACACTATGCAAACTACAAAGAGAATATGTATTTCACAACTATTGATGAACAAGAATATGGTATCAAACCTATGAACTGTGTTGGTCATATTCAAATATTTAAAAATAGTCTTGTTTCATACAAAGAGTTACCAAAAAAACTTTTTGAATATGGTGTTGTTCATAGACATGAAATGAGTGGAGCAATGCATGGATTATTTAGAGTAAGAGAATTCACTCAAGATGATTCACATATTTTCTGTACACAAAATCAAATTAAAGAAGTAATTTTTGAAGTTTTAGAATTTGTTGATAGCTTACTAAAATTATTTGATTTCAAATATGAAATAGAAGTTTCTACAAAACCTGAAAAAGCTATAGGAGATGATACTTTCTGGGAAAAATCTACAAAAGGTATCATGAATGCACTTGATGAAAAAAATATAAAATATGGTATTGACGAAGGTGGTGGAGCTTTCTATGGACCAAAAATAGATATCAAAATTCTTGATGCTATTGGAAGAAAATGGCAATGTGGAACTGTTCAAGTCGATATGAATTTACCTTCAAGATTTAATGTTGAATTTATAAATGATAAAGGGGAAAAAGAACAGCCAGTTATGATACATAGAGCTATTCTTGGTTCTTTTGAAAGATTTATAGGTATTTTAACAGAACACTGTGCTGGTGAGTTTCCATTTGCTATTGCTCCCACACAAGTTATTTTTGTTCCAATTGCTGAACCTCATGTGGCTTATGCAAAAGAGTTACAAAAAGAACTTTTAGAAAATAGTATAGATTCTGAAATTTTTGATATGAATGAAAGTCTAAACAAAAGAATTAGAATGGCAGAAAAACAAAGAGTTCCAATGATAGTTGTAATTGGTGATGATGAAGTAGCAAACCAAACTATTGCTTTAAGAGATAGAAGAAAAAGAGAACAATCTAACCTAAGTAAAGTTGAGTTTATAAAACTTTTAAATGAAATAATGAAGGGGAGTAGAATTTGA
- a CDS encoding phosphatidate cytidylyltransferase, producing the protein MLEILGGLSTRVKTGIVLIIVMLLIGYIDSYFIFWLVFGIILMISVSEAKNLYKLEGNSIYIYISLLWLAVYFYPMPVDLIFIVALGYASQLAYKRKLDKKMFLPLFYPTASFVFLMALYSEFGVMVLFWLLIIVAATDIGAYFVGRTFGKTQFCETSPNKTLEGVIGGMIFAVILGTLTSINDIGILGAIIVSAIVSLSSIFGDLYESYLKREAGVKDSGNILPGHGGVLDRVDGYLFGAIVMLVLLRIII; encoded by the coding sequence ATGCTAGAAATTTTGGGTGGATTATCAACACGAGTTAAAACAGGTATTGTTTTAATAATAGTAATGTTATTAATTGGTTACATAGATTCATATTTTATCTTTTGGTTAGTATTTGGAATCATACTTATGATTTCAGTTTCAGAAGCAAAGAATTTATATAAATTAGAAGGAAATAGTATATATATTTACATTTCTTTACTTTGGTTAGCTGTATACTTTTATCCAATGCCAGTAGATTTAATATTCATTGTAGCATTAGGATATGCTTCACAACTTGCATATAAGAGAAAACTTGATAAAAAAATGTTCCTACCTCTATTTTATCCAACAGCATCATTTGTATTTTTGATGGCACTTTATAGTGAATTTGGAGTTATGGTATTATTTTGGTTATTAATTATTGTTGCAGCTACTGATATTGGGGCCTACTTTGTAGGAAGAACTTTTGGTAAAACTCAATTTTGTGAAACAAGTCCAAATAAAACTTTAGAGGGTGTTATTGGTGGAATGATATTTGCAGTTATTTTAGGAACTTTAACTTCTATAAATGATATAGGAATATTAGGTGCTATTATAGTTTCAGCTATTGTATCTTTATCTTCAATTTTTGGAGATTTATATGAGAGTTATTTAAAAAGAGAAGCTGGAGTAAAAGATAGTGGGAATATTTTACCAGGACATGGTGGAGTTTTAGATAGAGTTGATGGATATTTATTTGGTGCAATAGTAATGCTTGTATTATTAAGGATAATTATTTGA
- the tsaD gene encoding tRNA (adenosine(37)-N6)-threonylcarbamoyltransferase complex transferase subunit TsaD, producing MILAIESSCDDSSISITKIDTLELIFHKKISQELQHSIYGGVVPELAARLHIEALPKILEECKDYFSQLKAIAVTNSPGLSVTLTEGVAMAKALSISLNLPLIAVNHLKGHIYSLFIEKEEILPITVLLVSGGHTQIIEANSLNDMKVIATTIDDSFGESFDKVSKMLNLGYPGGPVVEKYAQKGNSDRFDLPVPLSQSPKIEFSYSGLKNAVRLKIEDLERTNLIEQDKYDICASFQKTASNHILQKLKKLFKQRAPKNFAIVGGASANIYLRSQIEKLCLDFGVKLYLSELKYCSDNAAMIGRVAVEQYKEKDFIKINEIDIKTRVKEL from the coding sequence ATGATATTAGCGATTGAAAGTTCATGTGATGATAGTTCTATTTCTATTACAAAAATAGATACTTTAGAACTGATTTTTCATAAAAAAATATCACAAGAACTACAACATAGTATTTATGGAGGTGTTGTTCCTGAACTTGCAGCAAGATTGCATATTGAAGCACTACCTAAAATCCTTGAAGAGTGTAAAGATTATTTTTCACAATTAAAAGCTATTGCAGTTACAAATTCTCCTGGTCTTAGTGTAACTTTAACAGAAGGTGTTGCTATGGCAAAGGCTTTGAGTATTTCTTTAAACCTTCCATTAATTGCTGTAAATCATTTAAAAGGGCACATTTATTCACTTTTTATAGAAAAGGAAGAAATTTTACCAATAACAGTTTTGCTAGTATCTGGTGGACACACACAGATAATAGAAGCAAATAGCTTAAATGATATGAAAGTAATAGCAACTACAATAGATGATAGTTTTGGAGAGAGTTTTGATAAAGTTTCGAAAATGCTAAATCTTGGTTATCCAGGTGGACCAGTAGTAGAAAAATATGCACAAAAAGGAAATAGTGATAGATTTGATTTACCAGTACCACTATCTCAAAGTCCAAAAATAGAGTTTAGTTATTCTGGGCTTAAAAATGCAGTAAGATTAAAAATCGAAGATCTTGAACGCACCAATTTAATTGAGCAAGATAAATATGATATTTGTGCAAGTTTTCAAAAAACAGCTTCAAATCATATCTTGCAAAAATTAAAAAAACTATTTAAACAAAGAGCTCCTAAAAATTTTGCAATAGTTGGTGGAGCAAGTGCAAATATATATTTAAGAAGTCAAATTGAAAAGCTTTGTTTAGATTTTGGTGTAAAATTATATTTAAGTGAATTAAAATATTGTTCAGATAATGCAGCTATGATTGGAAGAGTTGCTGTTGAACAATATAAAGAAAAAGATTTTATAAAAATAAATGAAATAGATATAAAAACAAGAGTAAAGGAGCTATAA
- a CDS encoding NFACT RNA binding domain-containing protein — MKYFILKEIVNYLKDKAEIIKVIRRIDNNIIIIEFNNKNIIYFDLSKTNATIFKSKDIISSKRDFNAPFDVVLQKRFYNAKIEDIELYNEDKIINIKVSSSSSYKKQNTILQLEFTGKYTNIIILDEDRVILEALRHIDEYSSFRVVKVGVKLQEIPKKEFIPKIEKIDNIEDYLYRVYEEKEKENLELVKKQKIQIIDKNINKLENILKSLPKKEDLERESNELYTKSNLILANLHNISAYQKSLEIEDYDGNFIKIDLDNMQNPSRYTNELFKKAKRIKQKAQNICIEEDNLKEKLEYLKRLNINLKNSNSIEECEFLYPKKEKNQIKTKKEKNYESFFFEGYKIMMGSNERENIYLLENSKASDFWFHLKDRPSCHVIVQNSKKELPKSIIEKAAILCAKFSVDFGGNYEVDYTQRRNIKIQFGANVLYNPYETISIKI, encoded by the coding sequence ATGAAGTATTTTATACTAAAAGAAATAGTCAATTATTTAAAAGATAAAGCCGAAATTATCAAAGTTATAAGGCGAATTGATAATAATATAATTATAATAGAATTTAATAATAAAAATATTATATATTTTGATTTATCTAAAACAAATGCTACCATTTTTAAATCAAAAGATATAATATCATCTAAAAGAGATTTTAATGCTCCTTTTGATGTAGTTCTACAAAAAAGATTTTATAATGCAAAAATAGAAGATATTGAACTTTATAATGAGGATAAAATCATAAATATCAAAGTATCTTCTTCCTCTTCATATAAAAAACAGAATACTATCTTACAATTAGAATTTACAGGAAAATATACAAATATTATTATTTTAGATGAAGATAGGGTTATTTTAGAGGCTTTAAGGCATATTGATGAATATTCATCTTTTAGGGTTGTAAAAGTTGGAGTTAAGTTACAAGAAATACCTAAAAAAGAGTTTATTCCTAAAATTGAAAAGATAGATAATATTGAAGATTATTTATATAGAGTTTATGAAGAAAAAGAGAAAGAGAATTTAGAACTTGTTAAAAAACAAAAAATTCAAATAATAGATAAAAATATAAATAAATTAGAAAATATATTAAAATCTTTACCTAAAAAAGAAGATTTAGAAAGAGAATCAAATGAACTTTATACTAAATCAAATCTTATTCTAGCAAATTTACATAATATATCTGCATACCAAAAATCATTGGAAATTGAAGATTATGATGGGAATTTTATAAAAATAGATTTAGATAATATGCAAAATCCATCAAGATACACAAATGAACTTTTTAAAAAAGCAAAGAGAATAAAACAAAAGGCTCAAAATATTTGTATTGAAGAAGATAATTTAAAAGAAAAATTAGAGTATCTAAAAAGATTAAATATAAATTTAAAAAATTCAAATTCAATTGAAGAGTGTGAATTCTTATATCCTAAAAAAGAAAAAAATCAGATCAAAACAAAAAAAGAGAAAAATTATGAGAGTTTCTTTTTTGAAGGGTATAAAATAATGATGGGAAGCAATGAAAGAGAAAATATATATTTACTTGAGAATTCAAAAGCTAGTGATTTTTGGTTTCATTTAAAAGATAGGCCATCTTGCCATGTTATAGTACAAAATAGTAAAAAAGAGTTACCAAAGTCTATTATAGAAAAAGCTGCAATATTATGTGCTAAGTTTAGCGTAGATTTTGGAGGCAATTATGAGGTTGATTATACACAAAGAAGGAATATAAAAATACAATTTGGTGCAAATGTTTTATACAATCCTTATGAAACAATATCAATAAAAATATAG
- a CDS encoding thiazole synthase — translation MNDILKIGKYELNSRLIVGSGKYKDFTTTREATLASGSELITVAIRRVNITNPNEENLLDYFKDTNIKFLPNSAGCKNSDEAVTTFRLMREATGIDLIKLEIIGDFSKTLYPDVIETLKACEILKKDGFTVMAYTSDDLIVAKRLEDAGADAIMPLAAPIGSGLGVQNRYNVAFIKDAVKVPVIVDAGVGCASDATICMELGADGVLTNTAIACANDPILMAQAMKHAVVAGRIGYKAGRIAKKPYASASSPLDGLIQF, via the coding sequence ATGAATGATATATTAAAAATTGGGAAATATGAGTTAAATAGTAGATTAATTGTTGGAAGTGGAAAATATAAAGATTTTACCACAACAAGAGAAGCAACACTTGCAAGTGGAAGTGAGCTTATAACTGTTGCCATAAGAAGAGTAAATATTACAAATCCAAATGAAGAGAATTTATTAGATTATTTTAAAGATACAAATATTAAATTTTTACCAAATAGTGCAGGGTGTAAAAATTCAGATGAAGCTGTTACAACTTTTAGGCTTATGAGAGAAGCAACAGGAATAGATTTGATAAAACTTGAGATTATTGGTGATTTTAGTAAAACTTTATATCCTGATGTAATTGAAACTTTAAAAGCTTGTGAAATACTTAAAAAAGATGGTTTTACAGTTATGGCATATACAAGTGATGATTTAATTGTTGCTAAAAGACTAGAAGATGCTGGAGCAGATGCTATTATGCCTTTGGCAGCACCTATTGGAAGTGGCTTAGGAGTTCAAAATAGATATAATGTAGCTTTTATAAAAGATGCAGTAAAGGTTCCAGTTATTGTTGATGCTGGAGTTGGTTGTGCAAGTGATGCAACTATTTGTATGGAACTTGGAGCTGATGGAGTTTTAACAAATACAGCAATTGCTTGTGCGAATGACCCAATTTTAATGGCACAAGCTATGAAACATGCAGTAGTTGCAGGAAGAATAGGGTATAAAGCAGGAAGAATAGCTAAAAAGCCTTATGCTAGTGCTAGTTCTCCACTTGATGGATTAATTCAATTTTAG
- the cutA gene encoding divalent-cation tolerance protein CutA has translation MNCVLIQTTCSSKNEAKNIAKVLVEEKLAACIQLMEIESIYSWDYKLCCDNETLLNIKTKKELFSKVKSKILELHSYDVPEIIELDISNINEDYLKFIKENTI, from the coding sequence ATGAATTGTGTACTTATCCAAACAACTTGTTCTTCAAAAAATGAAGCGAAGAACATAGCTAAAGTTTTAGTAGAAGAGAAATTAGCAGCTTGTATTCAACTAATGGAAATTGAGTCAATATATAGTTGGGATTATAAACTATGTTGTGATAATGAAACACTTTTAAATATAAAAACCAAAAAAGAGCTTTTTTCTAAAGTCAAAAGCAAAATCTTAGAGCTTCATAGTTATGATGTACCAGAAATTATTGAGTTAGATATTTCAAATATTAATGAAGATTATTTAAAATTTATAAAGGAAAATACAATATGA
- a CDS encoding RBBP9/YdeN family alpha/beta hydrolase codes for MSKKVLILHGLSGSAYPHWQAHLAQDLMKENYIVSFPELPNKNSPDLQEWKDFVKNEIKHFSPDIVVCHSLANILWFHICDELDIELDKLMLVAPVRNEELKEAKTFFPYPESKNLRAKEIIMACSTNDPYMSLEEAITLQSKLNIGMKIMENAGHINPSAGFGKLDCALDWIKREDICEKQG; via the coding sequence ATGAGTAAAAAAGTATTAATTCTTCATGGGCTTAGTGGAAGTGCATATCCACATTGGCAAGCTCATCTAGCACAAGATTTGATGAAAGAAAATTATATTGTATCTTTTCCTGAACTTCCAAATAAAAATAGTCCAGATTTACAAGAATGGAAAGATTTTGTAAAGAATGAGATAAAACATTTTAGTCCAGATATTGTAGTTTGTCATTCTTTAGCAAATATTTTATGGTTTCATATTTGTGATGAACTTGATATAGAACTTGATAAACTTATGTTAGTTGCTCCTGTAAGAAATGAAGAGTTAAAAGAAGCAAAAACTTTTTTCCCTTATCCTGAGTCAAAGAATTTAAGAGCAAAAGAGATTATAATGGCTTGTTCTACAAATGATCCATATATGAGTTTAGAAGAAGCAATAACTTTACAAAGTAAGTTAAATATAGGTATGAAAATTATGGAAAATGCTGGACATATTAATCCATCTGCTGGATTTGGAAAACTTGATTGTGCACTAGATTGGATAAAAAGAGAAGATATTTGTGAAAAACAAGGATAA
- the dxr gene encoding 1-deoxy-D-xylulose-5-phosphate reductoisomerase — MILLGSTGSIGVNTLAIAKKYSLNIEVLVAGKNIELLNKQIKEFKPKKVVVGFESDIKLVNHKNVTFGEEAILEVIENSSSKTVVNALVGFLGLKPTLKAIECGKKVALANKESLVVAGKFIDQSNLSPIDSEHFGLWYLLQDKKIESMTITASGGSFRDYPLESLKNVSIKEALNHPNWKMGNKITIDSATMTNKIFELIEAAWLFSTKRLDAIIERKSLIHALVNFKDGSTTAHIANASMQLPIAYAILGKVEEEILKPVDLLEVGILEFQKIEKDRYPIWQYKDEIINNLDLGVVLNASNEVAVGKFLSGQIGFLDVSEISMKALEKFNNIKINSIDDIFQIDKEVRNYCGG, encoded by the coding sequence TTGATACTTCTTGGAAGTACAGGCTCAATAGGAGTTAATACTTTAGCAATAGCAAAAAAATATAGTTTGAATATTGAAGTTTTAGTAGCTGGAAAAAATATAGAGCTATTAAATAAACAAATAAAAGAGTTTAAGCCTAAGAAAGTTGTAGTTGGTTTTGAAAGTGATATAAAACTTGTAAATCATAAAAATGTAACATTTGGAGAAGAAGCTATTTTAGAAGTAATTGAAAATAGTTCTTCAAAAACTGTTGTAAATGCTTTAGTTGGGTTTTTAGGATTAAAGCCAACTTTAAAAGCTATAGAATGTGGGAAAAAAGTAGCTTTAGCAAATAAAGAATCATTAGTTGTTGCAGGAAAGTTTATAGACCAGTCTAATTTAAGTCCAATTGATAGTGAACATTTTGGGCTTTGGTATCTGCTTCAAGATAAAAAAATTGAATCAATGACAATAACTGCAAGTGGAGGTTCTTTTAGAGATTATCCTCTTGAATCTTTAAAAAATGTATCAATAAAAGAAGCCCTAAATCATCCAAACTGGAAAATGGGGAATAAAATAACAATAGATAGTGCAACAATGACAAATAAAATATTTGAATTAATAGAAGCAGCTTGGCTTTTTAGTACAAAAAGACTTGATGCAATAATAGAGAGAAAATCATTAATTCATGCATTAGTAAATTTTAAAGATGGAAGTACAACAGCTCATATTGCAAATGCTTCTATGCAACTTCCTATTGCTTATGCAATTTTAGGTAAAGTAGAAGAAGAGATTTTAAAACCAGTTGATTTATTAGAAGTTGGTATATTAGAATTCCAAAAAATAGAAAAAGATAGATATCCAATTTGGCAATATAAAGATGAAATTATAAATAATCTTGATTTGGGTGTTGTTTTAAATGCTTCTAATGAAGTAGCTGTTGGAAAGTTTTTAAGTGGACAAATAGGATTTCTAGATGTTTCAGAAATATCAATGAAAGCTTTAGAAAAATTCAATAATATAAAAATAAATTCAATAGATGATATTTTTCAAATTGATAAAGAAGTGAGAAATTATTGTGGAGGTTGA
- a CDS encoding NAD(P)H-hydrate dehydratase: MQKIFDEVNSLDKRAYEKFLLSEDILMEHAAFSIYTYIRDNFKENSTVLIICGSGNNGADGLALARLLYKKYNVKIYLANNPKSSMAKIQYQRVKSLDITIIDELFEADILVDCIFGTGLNKVLDDNNKSLISKLNSFNSFKIACDIPSGINNLGQIESVVFKADLTLTMGALKLSLFGDMVKDFVGQIKVCDLGIQREVYEVEADKFLLEESDMKLPFRDKNNSHKGTFGHTNIIVGSKKGAGIISSSSAFAFGSGLVTAISKEELNLPYHIMQDKKISQNCTAIAIGMGLFDYKKDDIEDILRTDILKVIDADLFYEKLILKYLDEKVVLTPHPKEFISLLNLSKIADVSIEELQKNRFLYVEKFCKKYPKIVLLLKGTNVIIAQKDKIYINSFGNSVLSKGGSGDVLSGLIASLLSQGYNRLEACITASLAHTKASNNYSKNNYSLSPEDLIEEIRDL; the protein is encoded by the coding sequence ATGCAAAAAATATTTGATGAGGTAAATAGCCTAGATAAAAGAGCTTACGAAAAGTTTCTTTTAAGTGAGGATATTTTGATGGAACATGCAGCTTTCTCTATTTATACTTATATAAGAGATAACTTTAAAGAAAATAGTACAGTTTTAATCATTTGTGGAAGTGGAAACAATGGAGCAGATGGTTTGGCTCTAGCAAGACTTTTATACAAAAAATATAATGTAAAAATATATTTAGCAAATAATCCAAAATCTTCTATGGCAAAAATTCAATACCAAAGAGTAAAAAGTTTAGATATTACTATAATTGATGAACTATTTGAAGCAGATATTTTAGTTGATTGTATATTTGGGACTGGATTAAATAAAGTTTTAGATGATAATAATAAATCTTTAATATCAAAACTAAATAGTTTTAACTCTTTTAAAATAGCTTGTGATATCCCAAGTGGTATAAATAATTTAGGACAAATTGAAAGTGTTGTATTCAAAGCTGATTTAACTTTAACTATGGGGGCTTTAAAACTTTCACTTTTTGGTGATATGGTAAAAGATTTTGTAGGTCAAATAAAAGTTTGTGATTTAGGAATACAAAGAGAAGTTTATGAAGTAGAAGCAGATAAATTTTTACTTGAAGAAAGTGATATGAAACTTCCATTTAGAGATAAAAACAATTCACATAAAGGAACTTTTGGCCATACAAATATTATAGTTGGTTCAAAAAAAGGTGCAGGAATTATTTCTAGTAGCTCAGCTTTTGCATTTGGATCTGGATTGGTAACGGCTATTTCAAAAGAAGAGTTAAATTTACCATATCATATTATGCAAGATAAAAAAATTAGTCAAAATTGTACAGCTATTGCTATTGGAATGGGGTTATTTGATTATAAAAAAGATGATATTGAAGATATTTTAAGAACAGATATTTTAAAAGTAATAGATGCAGATTTGTTTTACGAAAAATTAATTTTAAAATATTTAGATGAAAAAGTTGTATTAACTCCACATCCAAAAGAGTTTATTTCTCTTTTAAATCTTTCAAAAATTGCTGATGTCTCTATTGAAGAGTTACAAAAGAATAGATTTTTATATGTAGAAAAGTTTTGTAAAAAATATCCTAAAATAGTACTTTTATTAAAAGGTACAAATGTAATAATTGCACAAAAAGATAAAATATATATCAATAGTTTTGGGAATTCAGTTTTAAGTAAAGGTGGAAGTGGAGATGTATTAAGTGGTTTAATAGCTTCTCTTTTATCACAAGGTTATAATAGATTAGAAGCTTGCATAACTGCTAGTTTAGCACATACAAAGGCATCAAATAATTACTCTAAAAACAATTATTCTTTAAGTCCAGAAGATTTAATAGAAGAGATAAGAGATTTATGA
- a CDS encoding translation initiation factor, translating to MSLSSKLALGLGAKLDGNNFDTKKEDKKNPKKEEKILLSKNQHQLVFSFEKRNGKPVTIVGRFQIEDEKRKDILKLLRTQLACGGSIKGENIEIQGELKDKIRIILVDNGWKFKN from the coding sequence ATGAGTTTATCAAGTAAATTAGCTTTGGGGCTTGGTGCAAAGCTTGATGGTAATAATTTTGATACAAAAAAAGAAGATAAAAAAAATCCTAAAAAAGAAGAGAAAATTCTTTTATCGAAAAATCAACATCAATTAGTTTTTTCTTTTGAAAAAAGAAATGGAAAACCAGTTACAATAGTTGGAAGATTTCAAATTGAAGATGAAAAAAGAAAAGATATTTTAAAATTACTTAGAACTCAACTTGCATGTGGTGGTTCAATAAAAGGCGAGAATATAGAAATTCAAGGTGAATTAAAAGATAAAATTAGAATAATTTTAGTTGATAATGGTTGGAAATTTAAAAACTAA